In one Drosophila pseudoobscura strain MV-25-SWS-2005 chromosome X, UCI_Dpse_MV25, whole genome shotgun sequence genomic region, the following are encoded:
- the l(1)G0196 gene encoding inositol hexakisphosphate and diphosphoinositol-pentakisphosphate kinase isoform X6 — translation MGNSFEKFAGSGGGRNDCRGVSNSSRRSSLRRRGWRRQRRCPAPATSDEVTAATSVQTAGALSDGRGQGQGQRRWLTHVNSTPNLGETDVDVSDLPMEPRSSSFSHPGDTDFGESNDGMDSDTSTSSSNSKQVMVGICAMAKKTQSKPMKEILTRLGEFEFIKLVTFEENVILREPVQNWPTCDCLVSFHSKGFPLEKAIEYAQLRNPFVLNNLHMQYDIQDRRRVYAILEKEGIEIPRYAVLDRDSPDPKHHELIESEDHVEVNGITFNKPFVEKPVSAEDHNIYIYYPTSAGGGSQRLFRKIGSRSSVYSPESRVRKTGSFIYEDFMPTDVYFSGTDVKVYTVGPDYAHAEARKSPALDGKVERDSEGKEIRYPVILNHSEKLISRKVCLAFKQTVCGFDLLRANGKSYVCDVNGFSFVKNSNKYYDDCAKILGNMILRELTPTLHIPWSVPFQLDDPPIVPTTFGKMMELRCVVAVIRHGDRTPKQKMKVEVRHPKFFEIFEKYDGYKLGHVKLKRPKQLQEILDIARFLLSEIHTKAHAEIEEKESKLEQLKNVLEMYGHFSGINRKVQMKYQPKGRPRGSSSDDSKSLVVSNPKRGLVLKPGEANLPAESPAEPSLVLILKWGGELTPAGRIQAEELGRIFRCMYPGGQGRSDYSGTQGLGLLRLHSTFRHDLKIYASDEGRVQMTAAAFAKGLLALEGELTPILVQMVKSANTNGLLDNDCDSSKYQNRAKGRLHELMQNDREFTKEDREHINPCNSKSITQALDFVKNPVDCCHHVHLLIRELLHIISIKKDDPKTKDAILYHGETWDLMRCRWEKIEKDFSTKSKLFDISKIPDIYDCIKYDLQHNQHTLQYDQAEELYIYAKNLADIVIPQEYGLTPQEKLAIGQGICSPLLRKIKGDLQRNIDEVEDEFMNRLNPHYSHGVASPQRHVRTRLYFTSESHVHSLLTVLRYGGLLNVVTDEQWRRAMDYISMVSELNYMSQIVIMLYEDPTKDPTSEERFHVELHFSPGVNCCVQKNLPPGPGFRPHSHGDNACNVSMQSSDEANPARIEEENDNSGEEQNTKKAGSCEEHISASGSSSNIFNAGFNRLELRTKHLKSKPIPIGSHHTVSGHEAMDLAKRLNEELASQQHQLSHQQQQQQQQQQQQQQQQQQQQQQQQLRPISPDMRAVSPDCEPRSRSFEQRPTAGNCCKETAPYSSFGEIDHARVGTGEGASKGGNRTAFQIRVTDSLSFFKIDSSTNELPLSDIDFSLNPGTPQCGPASHKRLHVLTMRRMESCDEPDDLKAGREVPQHLQHLPQISPLATNERPLSCNCTSSSPLALHSQAHSHSKSLMDLGQAVGSTEVAHSPATGTERADAIEVGGSSFDDDFQLSSSAPACLMTVPYGRRLPAPAALSPMSHATTSPTASTLRLCKDMDETHSKAPAAASAAASSGHRRATSHSCGQLSVLPSSAPVLQENPLRFLVCSVPAPPGGCFVSCFESIAENVSPNLNPTTTPTPTPDPEPPNKTTIVPNERPSEQQPQIQPQPLVVYNLPTLLVTATASRTELKPITTPTITPTLAITTTTNRTTTTIATLFNNNTATMSSNQTFTNQFKSIDPSSSDAHQHQHQHEYAISSIPTSTTILPIPKSTSTTITPIINQPIIQHNDTNTNTNNNTTTNTDTNTTTTTTTPSCCTNTIATDSTVSVSVSASASSANSSTSSRRQRHSIAGQMSYMKMLGFGGFSKKMATSANSLFSTAVISGSSSAPNLRDMIPVSSSGFGDVPPIRPLETLHNALSLRKLDCFLQDMILAQIFKTPTGSPPRVLDHGTMPAVSSMTLAAHVDVAASVGQGIVGAGDIPSTPTGVMVKVDHSPLSVTFQGGCSESGSINGLSERHQENKLLSELAMEELNKIQDADDRRQCRTFLAAKKEQIWQQQQESLQAAVADEEPQSEPELKQLLFDHFSAPITPFAELEGQTPDIYLNVSGQTHSLTECHPPLSGVGMSMSGEGLFFGACGETDNAINCLTPLSFGMDLDLSMVANRGSMTLSMDGFEDDEDATLSAATTPSLPPDGEPNLAICYCCPSHAEAPPDVASDDPRFGFSLPVHIQQPSPEHTRPPVRRSHDPVSPRIQKQISVFEGTGQPDKDGAALHASINLPAAAQQLRQDARLRKFENLTQSTSNSNFPFESNTLKRAPMQATGDYANVSHTQSCINLKSTSGSPQHQKGAAAGAGAGPAAAAVPAAAAGTNRDRLRGGGTGHFGRLPSALSACHSASASPSPSPSPSPRPGALIVKERFIEPPKRGIVRGYHPKTQSMDADFLFNEFLLLPANAPANLSFDCSDTEFETDTEVAVGADIDAGTDAGGDADRNDRDDNEQPSTSSRRNP, via the exons ATGGGAAATAGCTTTGAGAAGTTTGCTGGCAGCGGAGGTGGAAGGAATGATTGTAGAGGtgtcagcaacagcagccgaaGGAGCAGCCTGCGTCGCCGCGGCTGGAGAAGGCAGCGCCGCTGCCCAGCGCCAGCAACGTCAGACGAAGTAACTGCAGCTACGTCAGTGCAAACAGCAGGAGCCCTATCGGATggacggggacagggacagggacagagacgtTGGCTGACGCATGTGAATTCAACGCCGAATTTGGGtg AGACAGACGTAGACGTCAGCGACCTGCCGATGGAGCCTcgctcctcttcgttctcccATCCG GGCGACACGGACTTCGGGGAAAGCAATGACGGCATGGACTCCGACACAAGCACCtcctccagcaacagcaagcagGTGATGGTCGGCATCTGTGCAATGGCCAAGAAGACGCAGTCGAAGCCGATGAAGGAGATCCTCACGCGGCTCGGCGAGTTCGAGTTCATCAAGCTGGTCACGTTCGAGGAGAACGTGATACTGCGCGAACCTGTCCAGAACTGGCCCACCTGTGACTGCCTGGTCTCGTTCCACTCGAAGGGATTCCCCCTGGAGAAGGCCATCGAGTACGCCCAGCTGCGTAATCCGTTTGTCCTCAATAACCTTCACATGCAGTACGACATCCAGGACAGGCGGCGGGTCTATGCCATACTCGAGAAGGAGGGCATCGAGATACCACGCTATGCGGTCCTCGATCGCGACTCTCCCGATCCCAAGC ATCACGAGCTGATAGAATCTGAGGACCACGTGGAGGTCAATGGCATCACCTTCAATAAGCCGTTCGTAGAGAAGCCAGTCTCGGCGGAGGACCACAACATCTACATCTACTACCCGACGTCGGCGGGGGGTGGAAGTCAGCGTTTGTTTCGTAAGATCGGCAGTAGGAGCAGTGTCTATTCGCCGGAGTCGCGGGTACGCAAGACGGGCTCATTTATCTACGAGGACTTCATGCCCACCGATG TGTACTTTTCAGGCACCGACGTGAAGGTCTACACCGTGGGACCGGATTACGCGCATGCAGAGGCCCGTAAGAGTCCTGCGCTAGACGGCAAGGTGGAGCGTGACAGCGAGGGCAAGGAGATCCGCTACCCTGTGATCCTCAATCACTCCGAGAAGCTAATTTCCCGCAAGGTATGTCTGGCCTTCAAGCAGACGGTCTGCGGCTTCGATCTCCTGCGGGCAAATGGCAAGAGCTACGTATGCGATGTGAACGGCTTCAGTTTCGTGAAGAACTCAAACAAATACTACGATGACTGCGCCAAGATCCTGGGCAATATGATCCTCAGGGAATTGACGCCCACGCTGCACATTCCCTGGTCGGTGCCCTTCCAACTGGATGATCCGCCCATCGTCCCCACCACCTTTGGCAAGATGATGGAGCTGCGTTGCGTGGTGGCCGTGATCCGGCATGGGGATCGCACGCCCAAGCAAAAGATGAAAGTCGAAGTGCGGCATCCAAA GTTCTTTGAGATTTTCGAGAAGTACGATGGCTACAAGCTGGGCCATGTGAAGCTGAAGCGGCCCAAGCAGCTGCAGGAGATCCTCGACATAGCCCGCTTCTTGCTCAGCGAGATACACACCAAGGCACACGCGGAGAtcgaggagaaggagagcaaGCTGGAGCAGCTGAAGAACGTCCTGGAGATGTACGGCCACTTCTCGGGCATCAATCGAAAGGTGCAGATGAAGTACCAGCCCAAGGGACGACCCCGCGGATCGAGCTCCGACGACAGTAAGTCTCTTGTAGTCTCCAATCCTAAACGCGGTCTTGTGCTGAAGCCCGGCGAAGCCAATCTTCCAGCGGAATCCCCTGCAGAACCGTCCCTGGTACTCATCCTCAAGTGGGGTGGCGAGCTAACGCCGGCCGGACGCATCCAGGCCGAGGAACTGGGCCGCATTTTCCGCTGCATGTATCCAGGAGGTCAGGGACGATCCGATTACTCGGGCACCCAGGGATTGGGTCTACTACG CCTGCACTCCACCTTTCGGCATGACCTGAAGATCTATGCCTCGGACGAGGGTCGTGTCCAGATGACAGCGGCTGCCTTTGCCAAGGGTCTGCTGGCCCTCGAGGGAGAGCTGACTCCCATTCTGGTGCAGATGGTTAAGAGCGCCAACACGAATGGGCTGTTGGACAACGATTGCGACTCCAGTAAATATCAAAATCG GGCCAAGGGTCGTCTACACGAGCTAATGCAAAACGACCGCGAGTTTACAAAGGAGGATCGCGAGCATATCAATCCGTGCAACAGCAAATCGATTACTCAGGCCCTGGACTTTGTGAAGAATCCAGTAGACTGCTGTCACCATGTGCACCTGCTGATCCGCGAGCTGCTGCACATAATCAGCATTAAGAAAGACGATCCCAAGACCAAGGACGCCATACTGTACCATGGCGAAACCTGGGACCTGATGCGGTGCCGCTGGGAGAAGATCGAGAAGGACTTCAGTACGAAATCAAAGCTCTTTGATATCTCCAAGATACCAGACATCTACGACTGCATCAAATATGATCTGCAGCACAACCAGCACACGCTGCAGTACGACCAGGCCGAAGAGCTCTATATCTATGCCAAGAACCTGGCCGACATTGTCATACCGCAGGAGTACGGTCTGACGCCACAGGAGAAGCTGGCCATTGGGCAGGGTATCTGCTCGCCGCTGCTGCGCAAGATCAAAGGTGATCTGCAGCGGAACATCGATGAGGTCGAGGACGAGTTTATGAACCGTCTGAACCCACACTACAGCCACGGCGTGGCCAGTCCCCAGCGTCACGTCCGCACCCGGCTGTACTTCACCAGCGAGTCCCATGTCCACTCCCTGCTCACCGTACTCCGGTACGGTGGCCTTCTTAACGTGGTCACCGACGAGCAGTGGCGGCGCGCCATGGACTACATCTCCATGGTGTCCGAGCTGAATTACATGTCCCAGATCGTCATCATGCTGTACGAGGatcccaccaaggatcccacCTCCGAGGAGCGTTTCCACGTCGAGCTCCACTTTAGTCCGGGCGTCAACTGTTGCGTCCAAAAGAACCTGCCGCCAGGGCCCGGGTTCCGGCCCCACTCCCACGGCGACAATGCCTGCAACGTGAGCATGCAGTCCTCGGACGAGGCGAATCCTGCCCGAATCGAGGAGGAGAACGACAACTCCGGCGAGGAGCAGAACACCAAAAAGGCAGGG AGCTGCGAGGAGCACATCTCCGCTTCTGGCTCCAGCAGCAATATTTTCAATGCCGGCTTCAACCGGCTGGAGCTGCGCACCAAACATCTCAAGTCGAAGCCCATTCCTATCGGCTCGCACCACACGGTAAGCGGGCACGAGGCGATGGATCTGGCGAAGCGGCTCAACGAGGAGCTCGCCtcccagcagcaccagctctcccatcagcagcaacagcaacagcaacagcagcagcagcagcagcagcaacagcagcagcagcagcagcagcagcaattgcGCCCCATCAGCCCCGATATGCGGGCAGTTAGTCCGGACTGCGAGCCGCGATCCCGCAGCTTCGAGCAGCGTCCCACCGCCGGAAACTGTTGCAAGGAGACGG CTCCTTACTCGAGCTTCGGAGAGATAGATCATGCCCGAGTCGGCACCGGAGAAGGGGCTTCCAAGGGGGGCAATCGCACGGCCTTCCAGATCCGCGTCACGGACAGTCTGTCCTTTTTTAAGATCGACTCGTCCACGAACGAGCTTCCCCTGTCCGACATTGATTTCTCTTTGAACCCGGGTACACCCCAGTGCGGCCCGGCTTCGCACAAGCGACTCCACGTACTGACCATGCGCCGCATGGAGAGCTGCGATGAGCCGGATGACCTGAAGGCGGGTCGCGAGGTGCCCCAGCACCTGCAGCACCTGCCCCAGATCTCGCCGCTGGCCACAAACGAACGACCGCTTAGCTGCAATTGCACCAGCTCCTCGCCCCTGGCGCTCCATTCCCAGGCCCACTCACACTCAAAGAGTCTGATGGATCTCGGCCAGGCTGTGGGCAGCACCGAGGTGGCACACAGCCCGGCGACGGGCACCGAGCGAGCAGATGCCATCGAAGTCGGTGGCAGCAGCTTCGACGATGACTTCCAGCTCTCTAGCTCGGCTCCGGCTTGCCTGATGACCGTCCCATACGGGCGGCGACTTCCTGCTCCGGCAGCTCTCTCGCCCATGAGCCATGCCACCACCTCGCCCACCGCCTCTACACTGAGGCTGTGCAAGGACATGGACGAGACCCATTCAAAGGCACCAGCTGCCGCTAGTGCTGCCGCCAGTTCTGGCCACCGCAGGGCCACCAGCCACTCGTGTGGCCAGCTCTCGGTGTTGCCCAGCTCGGCGCCAGTTCTCCAGGAGAATCCCCTTCGCTTTTTGGTCTGCTCGGTGCCAGCTCCGCCTGGCGGGTGTTTTGTGAGCTGCTTCGAATCCATAGCCGAGAATGTCAGTCCCAATCTGAATCCAAcaaccacacccacacccacacccgaTCCCGAACCACCAAATAAAACCACTATTGTACCCAATGAAAGACCGTCagaacaacagccacagatacagccacagcctctgGTGGTCTACAATCTGCCCACTTTGCTTGTTACTGCCACAGCAAGCCGAACAGAACTTAAACCAATAACTACACCGACAATTACACCAACTCTAGctataacaacaacaacaaacagaacaacaacaacaatagcaactTTGTTCAATAATAATACAGCAACAATGTCTTCTAATCAAACATTTACTAACCAATTCAAATCGATCGATCCTTCCTCCTCTGAcgcacaccaacaccaacaccaacatgAATACGCAATCTCATCAATACCAACGTCAACAACAATTCTACCAATACCAAAATCAACTTCAACGACAATCACACCAATCATCAATCAACCGATCATTCAACATAATGACACTAACACCAACACCAATaacaacaccaccaccaacactGATACAAACACAACAACTACCACGACCACCCCGTCTTGTTGTACCAATACCATCGCCACAGATAGCACAGTTTCGGTGTCGGTATCGGCCTCGGCCTCATCGGCCAACTCGTCAACATCATCGCGTCGCCAAAGACACAGTATTGCCGGCCAGATGTCCTATATGAAAATGTTGGGTTTCGGTGGTTTTAGCAAAAAGATGGCCACCAGCGCTAATAGCCTTTTCAGCACGGCAGTGATAAGCGGTAGCTCATCTGCCCCCAATCTGCGGGACATGATACCGGTCTCGTCTTCCG GATTTGGCGATGTACCACCAATACGGCCCCTCGAAACGCTCCACAATGCTCTGTCGCTGCGCAAGCTGGACTGTTTCCTGCAGGACATGATCCTGGCGCAGATATTCAAGACACCAACGGGCTCTCCGCCGCGCGTCCTCGACCACGGCACTATGCCGGCCGTCTCTTCAATGACGCTCGCTGCACATGTGGATGTCGCCGCTTCAGTCGGTCAAGGCATTGTCGGCGCTGGGGACATCCCGAGCACGCCGACGGGGGTGATGGTGAAAGTGGATCACTCGCCCCTCAGTGTGACCTTCCAAGGAGGCTGTAGCGAATCGGGCTCGATTAACGGGCTCTCGGAACGACACCAGGAGAATAAGCTTCTCTCAGAATTGGCGATGGAAGAGCTAAATAAAATCCAGGATGCGGATGATCGGAGGCAGTGCCGAACCTTTTTGGCCGCCAAAAAAGAGC AAatctggcagcagcagcaggagagccTCCAGGCAGCCGTGGCGGATGAGGAACCACAATCCGAACCAGAGCTGAAGCAGCTGTTATT CGATCATTTTTCCGCACCCATCACGCCATTTGCGGAACTTGAGGGACAAACGCCAGATATCTACCTGAATGTAAGTGGACAGACGCACAGCCTCACAGAATGCCACCCTCCCTTGAGTGGCGTGGGGATGAGCATGTCCGGAGAAGGTCTTTTCTTCGGCGCCTGCGGGGAGACGGATAACGCCATCAACTGCCTCACCCCCCTGAGCTTTGGCATGGACCTTGACCTGAGCATGGTGGCAAACAGGGGCTCCATGACGCTCTCCATGGAT GGCTTCGAAGATGACGAGGATGCCACCCTTTCGGCAGCCACTACTCCATCACTGCCACCTGATGGGGAGCCCAATCTGGCGATTTGCTACTGCTGTCCCAGTCACGCCGAGGCTCCGCCGGACGTGGCCAGCGATGATCCTCGCTTCGGTTTCTCCCTGCCCGTCCACATCCAGCAGCCGTCGCCGGAACACACTCGTCCTCCAGTGCGCCGTTCTCACGATCCAGTCTCACCGCGCATCCAGAAGCAGATCAGCGTCTTCGAGGGCACAGGGCAGCCGGACAAGGACGGAGCGGCACTGCACGCCTCCATCAATCTACCGGCTGCCGCCCAGCAGCTGCGCCAGGATGCCCGGCTGCGAAAGTTTGAGAACCTCACTCAGTCCACTTCCAATTCGAACTTTCCCTTCGAGAGCAACACCTTGAAGCGCGCACCTATGCAGGCCACGGGCGACTATGCAAACGTGTCCCACACCCAGAGTTGTATCAACCTAAAGAGCACCAGTGGATCACCGCAGCACCAGAAAGGAGCCgcagccggagctggagcaggaccagcagcagcagcagtaccagcagcagcagcaggaacaaaCCGGGATCGGCTACGGGGAGGTGGAACAGGGCACTTTGGGCGACTGCCCAGTGCACTATCCGCCTGCCACTCAGCCTCGGCATCACCCtcgccatcaccatcaccatctccTCGACCGGGGGCGTTGATCGTGAAAGAGCGGTTCATAGAACCGCCCAAGCGAGGCATTGTGCGGGGCTATCACCCTAAGACTCAGTCCATGGACGCGGACTTTTTGTTCAACGAGTTCCTGCTTTTGCCGGCTAACGCTCCCGCTAATCTTTCGTTCGATTGCAGCGACACCGAGTTCGAAACCGATACCGAGGTCGCTGTCGGTGCCGATATCGATGCTGGGACCGATGCAGGAGGCGATGCCGATCGCAATGACCGCGACGATAACGAGCAACCCTCGACCTCGTCTAGGAGGAACCCTTAG